The following coding sequences lie in one Mycobacterium sp. Z3061 genomic window:
- a CDS encoding amino acid adenylation domain-containing protein: MTATRTGMPPGIEDVMALSPLQEGLYSLTTLAEFSSEDPYLIGMTADISGALDVDLLKQCAAEMLVRHPNLRASFVSRNIPRPVQIVPTGVELPWRQVRATRAEIEGLGAAERARPFDFERTPAIRFLLVELPGDQWHLIITAHHIVIDGWSLPVFAAELIALYGAGGDAAALPDKPRPYRDYIGWLSGHDRSASEQAWRDYLAGLSAPTMLSAAMAGEAPRAGLPRRTELRAGREVTAELADGARSRGITVNTLMQMAWALVLSRSTDRDDVVFGVTVSGRPAELSGVESMIGLFINTVPLRVQLDPDTSAGAQCLAVQRDAAMLRDHSYLSHATLRALGGVGEMFDTLLVYENFPTAGLGGDRQLCSGGVTFKPSGLESVTHFPVTLAAHMAGDELVLLIEVLDGALGETTGESLGRRVLLTAERLLSGWQRPLRELSVLHDDEAGPLRARHAPQVPPTEGFHTRFTAAAGASPQATALSWDGGAMTYAELDAAANRMATLLTQRGVAAETPVAIRLARGHMYVVALLGVLKAGGVSVPVEPATPPDRMASIMRQTGAAIVIDEDLVSAAQARCGEYRLAAIHPQQAAYLVFTSGTTGEPKGVIGTHAALGAYADDHIERVLKPAAARLGRPLRIAHSWSFAFDAAWQPLVALLDGHAVHVVADRTQRDAEALVEAIVEHRIDMIDTTPSMFTQLRAFGLLASAPLSVLALGGEAIGPAMWQAIRDECARTATSAYNCYGPTETTVEAVVADITEHRAPTIGRPTQYTHGYVLDAALRPVPYGVPGELYLAGGQLARGYVGRAAETAGRFVADPFVCGGRMYRTGDVVRRQSDDSLRYLGRADAQVKIRGYRVEPGEIAAALETHPAVRHAHVVVRERQRRPVLTAYAAGVNGTRPTSAELRAAIGRRLPRYMVPQHIIVVDQIPLTTNGKLDEAALDDIGAVTMTAPAPTTATETQLAEIISELLGQPEVEVTADFLQLGLDSILALSVVQAARRRGIPLRARLILECADVRELAAAIDAQDAVPDRSDEERGQPIPLLPNAHWLYEHGEPRRLAQVEALRLPDGIDGDRLRTALTSVVDGHEVLRTRLDRASMTLAPAPAQDLLDEVAVAGDLPAAVRKHAERAVAGLDPERGALLSVAWLRPPTGQSVLLIAAHVLAMDPASWRVVLGELDTALHALAAGRSPAPVTEHTTYRQWASALTRRAETLESTPFWLTQLDGDDPDLGSRRVDPDRDRARDLVISASVTDAETTGRLLDVGVPMFEVLVAAATRTVNRWRRSRGQPTPPPLLALETHGRADALAGDMVDTSDTVGLLSTIYPLRLHTTDPHRVGEQLASVPGGDIDYGLLRYLRSDTADQLKKRPGPQLLLNYLGHADLGGAGTDLRLDRELLGGLPQLPEPDIAVRHEVVILATLLGSGDEHVLLTQWRVLPDILCEADVAALQTIWNQELKELVS, translated from the coding sequence GTGACCGCTACCCGGACCGGCATGCCACCGGGCATCGAGGATGTCATGGCGCTCAGCCCCCTGCAGGAAGGGCTGTACTCGCTGACCACGCTGGCGGAGTTCTCCTCGGAGGACCCGTATCTGATCGGGATGACGGCGGACATCTCGGGTGCGCTGGACGTGGACTTGCTTAAACAATGTGCGGCAGAGATGTTGGTGCGCCATCCGAATCTGCGGGCCAGCTTCGTGAGTCGGAACATCCCGCGTCCGGTGCAGATCGTGCCGACCGGCGTCGAGCTGCCCTGGCGTCAGGTCCGTGCGACCCGAGCGGAGATCGAGGGCCTGGGAGCGGCAGAACGCGCGCGGCCGTTCGACTTCGAACGGACCCCGGCGATCCGCTTCCTGCTCGTCGAACTGCCCGGCGACCAATGGCACCTGATCATCACCGCGCACCATATCGTCATCGACGGGTGGTCGCTGCCGGTGTTCGCGGCGGAGTTGATCGCGCTGTACGGAGCGGGCGGTGACGCCGCTGCGCTGCCGGACAAGCCGCGGCCCTACCGGGACTACATCGGCTGGCTGTCCGGACACGACCGCTCGGCCAGCGAACAGGCATGGCGGGACTACCTGGCCGGATTGAGCGCACCGACAATGCTTTCGGCCGCTATGGCCGGCGAAGCGCCCCGCGCCGGCCTACCCCGGCGCACCGAACTGCGGGCGGGCCGCGAGGTGACGGCTGAGTTGGCCGATGGTGCCCGCTCCCGGGGCATCACAGTCAACACCCTGATGCAGATGGCTTGGGCGTTGGTGCTGTCGCGGTCGACGGATCGCGACGACGTCGTGTTCGGTGTCACGGTCTCGGGTCGACCGGCTGAGTTGTCCGGCGTCGAAAGCATGATCGGGCTGTTCATCAATACCGTGCCGCTGCGGGTCCAGCTGGATCCGGATACCAGCGCCGGCGCGCAATGCCTTGCCGTGCAGCGTGATGCGGCGATGTTGCGCGATCACTCCTACCTCAGCCACGCCACGCTGCGGGCGCTGGGCGGTGTCGGAGAGATGTTCGACACCCTGCTGGTGTACGAGAACTTTCCCACCGCAGGGCTCGGCGGGGATCGCCAATTGTGCTCAGGTGGAGTGACATTCAAGCCGAGTGGGCTGGAGAGTGTGACACACTTCCCGGTAACGCTGGCCGCGCACATGGCCGGTGACGAATTGGTGCTGCTGATCGAGGTGCTCGATGGCGCGCTCGGGGAGACAACCGGCGAATCACTCGGGCGCAGAGTGCTGCTGACCGCTGAGCGGCTGCTGTCAGGGTGGCAGCGGCCACTGCGTGAGCTCAGCGTGCTACATGACGACGAGGCCGGGCCGCTGCGGGCCCGCCACGCGCCGCAGGTGCCGCCCACCGAGGGTTTTCACACCCGGTTCACCGCTGCTGCCGGAGCGAGCCCCCAGGCCACGGCGCTGAGCTGGGATGGCGGTGCCATGACCTACGCCGAACTGGACGCCGCAGCCAACCGGATGGCCACACTGCTGACACAGCGCGGTGTCGCAGCCGAAACACCGGTGGCGATCCGCCTGGCCCGCGGTCACATGTATGTCGTTGCGTTGCTCGGAGTTCTCAAAGCCGGCGGCGTGAGCGTTCCGGTGGAACCCGCCACCCCGCCGGACCGGATGGCGTCGATCATGCGCCAGACCGGCGCGGCCATCGTCATCGATGAGGACCTGGTGTCGGCTGCCCAAGCGCGATGCGGGGAATACCGTCTGGCCGCGATACATCCCCAGCAGGCCGCCTACCTGGTATTCACCTCGGGTACCACCGGAGAACCCAAGGGCGTCATCGGAACTCATGCGGCCCTGGGCGCCTACGCCGACGATCACATCGAACGGGTGCTGAAACCCGCCGCCGCCCGGTTGGGGCGTCCGTTGCGCATAGCGCACTCGTGGTCGTTCGCCTTCGACGCGGCGTGGCAGCCGCTGGTCGCGTTGCTCGACGGTCACGCCGTGCACGTTGTCGCCGATCGGACGCAGCGCGACGCGGAGGCACTGGTCGAGGCCATCGTCGAGCACCGGATCGACATGATCGACACGACTCCGTCGATGTTCACGCAACTGCGGGCCTTCGGGTTGCTCGCCAGCGCACCCTTGTCCGTGCTGGCCCTGGGCGGCGAAGCCATCGGCCCGGCGATGTGGCAGGCGATCCGCGATGAGTGCGCCCGGACTGCGACGTCTGCGTACAACTGCTACGGCCCCACCGAAACCACGGTGGAGGCGGTGGTCGCCGACATCACCGAGCACCGCGCCCCGACGATCGGTCGGCCCACCCAGTACACCCACGGGTACGTGCTGGATGCCGCGCTACGTCCGGTGCCATACGGGGTGCCGGGCGAATTGTATTTGGCGGGAGGCCAACTCGCCCGCGGGTATGTGGGCCGGGCAGCCGAGACGGCCGGCCGTTTCGTCGCAGACCCGTTCGTCTGCGGCGGGCGGATGTACCGCACCGGCGACGTGGTGCGACGCCAGTCCGACGATTCACTGCGATACCTCGGGCGCGCCGATGCGCAGGTGAAGATCCGCGGCTACCGCGTCGAACCCGGCGAGATCGCCGCGGCGCTGGAGACGCATCCCGCGGTGCGGCACGCGCACGTAGTGGTGCGCGAACGACAGCGCAGGCCCGTTCTGACGGCATACGCCGCCGGCGTCAACGGAACCCGACCCACGTCGGCCGAGTTGCGCGCCGCAATCGGCCGGCGGTTGCCCCGATACATGGTGCCGCAGCACATCATCGTCGTCGACCAGATCCCGTTGACCACCAATGGCAAACTGGACGAAGCGGCGCTGGACGACATCGGTGCCGTCACCATGACGGCGCCGGCGCCCACCACGGCCACCGAAACGCAACTGGCCGAGATCATTTCGGAGCTGCTGGGTCAACCCGAAGTGGAGGTGACCGCAGACTTCCTGCAACTCGGACTGGACAGCATTCTCGCTTTGTCAGTGGTGCAGGCGGCGCGGCGACGCGGGATTCCGCTGCGCGCACGACTGATCCTCGAGTGCGCCGACGTTCGTGAGCTCGCCGCCGCAATCGACGCCCAGGACGCTGTGCCGGATCGAAGCGACGAAGAGCGTGGACAACCGATTCCGTTGCTGCCCAACGCCCATTGGCTCTACGAGCACGGCGAGCCGCGGCGGCTGGCGCAGGTCGAGGCCCTCAGGCTGCCCGACGGCATCGACGGCGACCGACTCAGAACGGCGCTCACCAGTGTCGTGGACGGTCACGAGGTGCTACGCACCCGCCTGGACCGCGCCAGCATGACTTTGGCACCCGCGCCGGCCCAGGATCTCCTCGATGAGGTCGCGGTGGCGGGTGACCTGCCCGCGGCGGTTCGGAAGCACGCCGAGCGTGCCGTGGCCGGTCTCGATCCGGAACGGGGCGCACTGCTGTCGGTCGCCTGGCTGCGCCCGCCGACTGGGCAGAGCGTGCTGCTGATCGCCGCGCACGTCCTGGCCATGGATCCGGCCTCGTGGCGGGTGGTGCTGGGTGAACTCGACACCGCCCTGCATGCGCTGGCAGCGGGTCGTTCACCCGCACCTGTCACCGAGCACACCACCTACCGGCAGTGGGCGTCCGCCCTCACGCGGCGAGCGGAAACACTTGAGAGCACACCGTTTTGGCTGACCCAGCTGGACGGCGACGATCCCGACCTCGGGTCCCGCCGGGTCGATCCCGATCGAGACCGCGCCCGGGACCTGGTGATAAGCGCGTCGGTGACCGACGCCGAGACCACCGGACGGCTCTTGGATGTGGGTGTTCCGATGTTCGAGGTACTGGTCGCCGCCGCGACCCGGACGGTCAACCGGTGGCGGCGAAGCCGTGGCCAGCCGACCCCGCCGCCGCTGTTGGCGCTCGAAACTCACGGCCGGGCAGACGCTTTGGCCGGCGACATGGTCGATACGTCCGACACCGTCGGACTGCTGAGCACCATTTACCCGTTGCGGCTGCACACCACCGACCCGCATCGGGTGGGCGAGCAGCTGGCCTCGGTCCCCGGCGGCGACATCGACTACGGGCTGCTGCGCTATCTGCGCAGCGACACCGCGGACCAGCTCAAGAAAAGGCCCGGGCCGCAACTTCTGCTCAACTACCTGGGTCACGCCGACCTGGGCGGCGCCGGTACCGACCTACGGCTCGACCGTGAGCTGCTCGGCGGGCTGCCGCAGTTGCCGGAGCCGGACATCGCGGTACGTCACGAGGTGGTCATCCTGGCCACCCTGCTCGGCTCCGGTGACGAACACGTGCTGCTCACCCAGTGGCGGGTGTTGCCGGACATTCTTTGCGAGGCCGATGTGGCCGCGCTGCAGACGATCTGGAATCAGGAACTCAAGGAGCTGGTGTCATGA
- the mbtG gene encoding NADPH-dependent L-lysine N(6)-monooxygenase MbtG: MTTLGVIGAGAKAVAVAAKASVLRAMGVDTPEVVAVERTGVAANWQASGGWTDGAQHLGTSPEKDVGFPYHSSLVPRRNAELDERMTCHSWQSYLIATGQFAQWIDRGRPAPTHRRWGQYLRWVAQRVDMTVIYGEVDRIAVDGKQWALHTPEGTVRVDALMITGPGQPERTLLPGNPRVLSIAQFWHRAAAHERISAERVAMIGGGETAAAMLNELFRHSISTITVISPQVTLFTRGEGYFENSLFSDPSDWTALTLAERRDAIARTDRGVFSSNVQDALMADDRIRHLRGRVAHAVGRDDQIRLTLNTNRGSENFETVHGFDLVIDGSGLDALWFTSLFGQDALDLLELGLGGPMTGELLRESIGHDLAVTDVAPKLFLPNLAGLNQGPGFPNLSCLGMLSDRVLGADLTGSTDPAMRRNYEHQSLR, encoded by the coding sequence ATGACCACACTCGGAGTGATCGGAGCCGGCGCCAAGGCGGTCGCCGTGGCGGCCAAGGCTTCGGTGTTGCGTGCCATGGGTGTCGACACACCCGAGGTGGTGGCCGTCGAGCGAACCGGAGTGGCCGCCAATTGGCAGGCCAGCGGCGGCTGGACCGACGGTGCCCAACACCTGGGTACCAGCCCGGAAAAGGATGTCGGTTTCCCCTACCACTCGTCGCTGGTGCCGCGTCGCAACGCCGAACTCGACGAGCGGATGACCTGCCACAGCTGGCAGTCGTACCTCATCGCCACCGGGCAGTTCGCACAATGGATCGACCGGGGCCGGCCCGCCCCAACCCACCGCCGGTGGGGCCAGTATCTGCGCTGGGTCGCCCAACGCGTCGACATGACCGTCATCTACGGCGAGGTCGACCGCATCGCCGTCGACGGAAAGCAGTGGGCGCTGCACACCCCGGAAGGCACCGTGCGCGTTGACGCGCTGATGATCACCGGGCCGGGTCAGCCCGAACGCACCTTGTTGCCGGGCAATCCGCGGGTGCTGTCGATTGCGCAGTTCTGGCACCGGGCCGCCGCGCACGAGCGGATCAGCGCCGAACGGGTCGCGATGATCGGCGGCGGCGAGACCGCGGCTGCGATGCTCAATGAGTTGTTCCGGCACTCGATTTCGACGATCACCGTGATCTCCCCGCAGGTGACGCTGTTCACCCGCGGCGAAGGCTACTTCGAGAACTCGCTGTTCTCCGACCCGTCCGACTGGACGGCGCTGACTTTGGCCGAGCGCCGTGACGCGATCGCCCGCACCGACCGCGGAGTCTTCTCTTCCAACGTGCAGGACGCGCTGATGGCCGACGACCGGATCCGGCACCTGCGGGGGCGCGTCGCGCATGCCGTCGGTCGCGATGACCAGATCCGGCTCACGCTCAACACCAATCGTGGCAGCGAAAACTTCGAGACCGTGCACGGTTTCGATCTCGTCATCGACGGCTCCGGCCTCGACGCGTTGTGGTTCACCTCGCTGTTCGGTCAGGACGCGCTCGATCTGCTCGAACTCGGGCTGGGCGGGCCGATGACCGGCGAGCTGCTGCGTGAATCGATCGGGCATGACCTCGCCGTCACCGACGTCGCACCAAAGTTGTTCTTGCCCAATCTCGCCGGACTGAACCAGGGGCCGGGGTTTCCGAACCTCAGCTGCCTGGGGATGCTCTCCGACCGGGTACTGGGAGCAGACCTGACCGGCAGCACCGACCCCGCAATGAGGAGGAACTATGAGCACCAATCCCTTCGATGA
- a CDS encoding MbtH family protein, with amino-acid sequence MSTNPFDDETATFVVVVNDEEQHSLWPTFADIPAGWRRVFGAASRAECLQFVDEHWTDMRPKSLRAAMNSQATP; translated from the coding sequence ATGAGCACCAATCCCTTCGATGACGAGACCGCGACGTTCGTCGTGGTCGTCAACGACGAAGAGCAGCACAGTTTGTGGCCCACCTTCGCCGACATCCCGGCGGGCTGGCGACGGGTCTTCGGTGCGGCGAGCCGGGCGGAGTGCCTGCAATTCGTCGACGAACACTGGACCGACATGCGTCCGAAGAGCCTTCGCGCGGCCATGAACTCACAGGCAACGCCGTGA
- a CDS encoding GNAT family N-acetyltransferase, producing MLPRERTELPDEVRRIPPPPSRPEVPAPYAFRLADPYADAEMISEWMRRPHLAAAWEYVWPVSRWRRYLLAQLDGSYSRPFVASIDGRDHAYVELYWAAKDSIATRYQYDPHDLGIHAAIADPAVTNKGIAQFVLPHLVASVLTDEPECRRVMFDPDHRNTTARRFCESAGCVFLGEHDMTNRRMALYALPRTPADVPRRRAS from the coding sequence ATGCTGCCGCGGGAACGGACCGAGCTACCCGACGAGGTCAGGCGGATCCCACCTCCGCCGTCGCGGCCGGAAGTGCCAGCTCCCTACGCATTTCGGCTCGCTGACCCATACGCCGATGCCGAGATGATCTCCGAGTGGATGCGCCGGCCGCATCTGGCCGCCGCCTGGGAGTACGTCTGGCCGGTGTCACGATGGCGCCGCTATCTGCTGGCGCAACTGGACGGCAGCTACTCCCGCCCGTTCGTCGCCAGCATCGATGGCCGCGACCATGCCTACGTCGAACTGTACTGGGCCGCCAAGGATTCGATCGCCACCCGGTATCAGTACGATCCGCACGATCTGGGCATACACGCCGCCATCGCCGATCCGGCAGTCACCAACAAGGGCATTGCGCAATTTGTGTTGCCACACCTGGTGGCCAGCGTGCTCACGGACGAGCCGGAATGTCGTCGGGTGATGTTCGATCCCGACCACCGGAACACGACCGCGCGCCGGTTCTGTGAGAGCGCGGGCTGCGTGTTCCTCGGCGAGCACGACATGACGAACCGCCGGATGGCGCTGTACGCACTACCCCGCACGCCTGCGGATGTTCCCCGGCGGAGGGCTTCGTAG
- a CDS encoding metal-dependent hydrolase: MPEVALHHEGHPTYRRMVRFDWSDTPLHWVPDDPFSTHMINVLHLLLPEGERHFIKAVLEASSLVDDPELEAAIKPFIQQESWHAWAHQVVLDHLAEQGINTKPYTDRLGKTLSISLGDPPKFFPPALRRWWLYRRLADVAALEHFTAIMGQWVLSNRGLDYAKADPMMLDLLRWHGAEEVEHRSLVYDVYQHVCGSYAIRAFSMLMTAPLFIGWWIAGARYLMAHDPTVETKWRLRDWLRAAREYRLPGPWQLFVTAPARYLRPSHHPNDEASTEMAIEYLEYSPVAKAARERARAQAERVEVR, encoded by the coding sequence ATGCCGGAGGTCGCACTACATCACGAAGGGCACCCGACGTATCGCCGGATGGTCCGCTTCGACTGGTCGGACACACCGCTGCACTGGGTACCTGACGACCCGTTCTCGACGCACATGATCAACGTCCTGCACCTGCTGCTGCCCGAGGGCGAAAGGCACTTCATCAAAGCCGTCCTGGAGGCGTCGTCGCTGGTCGATGACCCTGAATTGGAAGCCGCGATAAAGCCTTTCATCCAGCAGGAGTCCTGGCATGCCTGGGCGCACCAGGTGGTGCTCGACCATCTGGCCGAGCAGGGCATCAACACCAAGCCGTACACCGATCGGCTGGGCAAGACGCTGTCGATCTCCCTGGGCGATCCGCCGAAGTTCTTCCCGCCGGCGCTGCGGCGCTGGTGGCTCTACCGGCGCCTGGCCGATGTCGCCGCGCTGGAACACTTCACCGCGATTATGGGCCAGTGGGTCTTGAGCAACCGCGGGCTGGACTACGCGAAAGCCGACCCGATGATGTTGGACCTGCTGCGCTGGCACGGCGCCGAGGAGGTCGAACACCGCTCCCTCGTGTACGACGTCTATCAGCATGTCTGCGGCAGCTACGCCATCCGGGCGTTCTCCATGTTGATGACGGCCCCGCTGTTCATCGGCTGGTGGATCGCCGGTGCCCGCTACCTGATGGCCCACGACCCGACGGTCGAGACCAAATGGCGCTTGCGGGACTGGTTGCGGGCGGCGCGGGAATACCGGCTGCCGGGTCCGTGGCAGCTGTTCGTGACGGCGCCTGCCAGGTACCTGCGGCCCAGCCACCACCCGAACGACGAGGCGTCCACCGAGATGGCGATCGAATATCTGGAGTACTCGCCGGTGGCCAAGGCCGCCCGGGAGCGGGCCCGAGCCCAGGCGGAAAGGGTCGAGGTTCGATGA
- a CDS encoding ferredoxin — protein MKVQVDLDTCDGNGVCMSICHEVFDVREDGLHVLQDEPPAQLRQQLKGAEVSCPTQAILVKD, from the coding sequence ATGAAGGTTCAGGTCGATCTGGACACCTGCGACGGAAACGGCGTGTGCATGAGCATCTGCCATGAGGTGTTCGACGTGCGGGAAGACGGACTGCACGTGCTGCAGGATGAGCCGCCCGCGCAGTTGCGTCAGCAGTTGAAGGGGGCCGAGGTCTCGTGCCCCACCCAGGCGATCCTCGTGAAGGACTGA
- a CDS encoding FAD-dependent oxidoreductase — MLEQVVVVGAGIAGTRAAETLRRDGYKGELTIVGDERHAPYHRPPLSKKFLTGKVHRAGIDIAPQFEVDARVLRGASAVGLDLSTRTVRLRDDGRDRSLRFDGLVIASGAVPRQWPGGPVPDGVMLLRTVEDCLAIRERLGASRRVVVVGGGFIGAEVAATCRSLGLEVALIEKSVNPLVAALGPELAPCWAALHREHGVDLRVGVGVEEIVGNGHVEAVRLTDGSQVSADLVIVGLGVTPATDWLQGSGLRVDDGVVCDATGRADGGTDVVAAGDVARWWHPLYERHLRTEHWEDAGQQGAAAARTLLAGPEAARPHDEVPYFWSDQYHVKVQMLGVPTDYDAVQLVEGDPNRWEFVTAYGRDGHTIAVLGTIPNRVYAYRDAITNRAEFPPRPPS; from the coding sequence ATGCTCGAGCAGGTGGTCGTGGTCGGCGCGGGCATAGCCGGGACGCGGGCAGCGGAAACGCTGCGACGAGACGGCTACAAGGGTGAGCTCACCATCGTGGGCGACGAACGCCACGCTCCCTACCATCGGCCGCCCCTGTCGAAGAAGTTCCTCACCGGCAAGGTGCATCGCGCGGGTATCGACATCGCTCCGCAGTTCGAGGTGGACGCCCGCGTGCTGCGCGGCGCGTCGGCCGTGGGGCTCGACCTCTCGACTAGGACCGTTCGGCTGCGCGACGACGGCCGAGACCGTTCGCTGCGGTTCGACGGACTCGTCATCGCCAGCGGAGCGGTCCCGCGTCAATGGCCGGGCGGTCCCGTCCCCGACGGGGTGATGCTGCTCCGCACGGTCGAGGATTGTCTGGCGATCCGGGAACGGCTCGGCGCTAGTCGCCGGGTCGTGGTGGTCGGGGGCGGCTTTATCGGTGCCGAGGTCGCGGCGACCTGCCGGTCGCTGGGACTGGAGGTGGCGCTGATCGAGAAGTCCGTCAACCCGCTGGTGGCGGCCCTGGGGCCGGAATTGGCACCGTGCTGGGCCGCCCTGCACCGCGAGCACGGCGTCGACCTGCGGGTGGGCGTGGGCGTCGAGGAGATCGTCGGCAACGGACACGTGGAGGCGGTTCGGCTCACCGACGGTTCGCAAGTGTCGGCCGACCTCGTCATCGTCGGACTGGGCGTGACTCCGGCGACCGACTGGCTGCAGGGTTCGGGATTGCGCGTGGATGACGGGGTGGTCTGCGACGCCACCGGCCGCGCCGATGGCGGTACCGATGTGGTGGCTGCCGGAGATGTCGCGCGCTGGTGGCATCCGCTCTACGAGCGGCATCTGCGCACGGAGCACTGGGAGGACGCCGGGCAGCAGGGCGCCGCCGCCGCTCGCACGCTGCTCGCCGGCCCCGAGGCCGCACGGCCGCACGACGAGGTGCCCTACTTCTGGTCGGATCAGTACCACGTCAAGGTTCAAATGCTCGGTGTACCAACGGATTACGACGCAGTCCAGCTGGTCGAAGGCGACCCGAACCGCTGGGAGTTCGTCACGGCCTACGGACGCGACGGCCACACCATCGCGGTGCTGGGGACCATACCGAATCGGGTGTACGCCTACCGCGACGCCATCACCAACCGCGCTGAGTTCCCCCCGCGGCCGCCGTCCTGA
- a CDS encoding SHOCT domain-containing protein yields MQATVTPEAENAITDIAQRHGLSRDAVLAMLFAIHAGGGTMAQFTIPELGGAGQWMRGGMTMVGNMFDNALKARVDALCGELAQLLASTTVFRATATSSAATQSQGGFTSSNWWPADLGVPTSSGGQNDVRYAIFPATRRLAIQVNGVTRVFDTDEHQITGVQQQQGGGGYGSVSFTSQLGTFDVSGLTELGAQQVAETPTSAPAPQHQAGDPGSVVAAIESLAGLHQRGILSDEEFATKKAELLNRL; encoded by the coding sequence ATGCAGGCAACGGTCACCCCCGAGGCCGAAAACGCCATCACCGACATCGCGCAGCGCCACGGGCTTTCCCGGGATGCTGTTCTGGCCATGCTGTTCGCCATCCACGCCGGCGGCGGCACGATGGCGCAGTTCACGATTCCCGAGCTCGGTGGCGCCGGGCAGTGGATGCGCGGCGGCATGACGATGGTCGGCAACATGTTCGACAACGCACTGAAGGCCCGCGTCGACGCGCTGTGCGGCGAGTTGGCGCAGCTGCTCGCCTCGACCACGGTGTTTCGCGCCACTGCCACATCGTCGGCTGCCACGCAGTCCCAGGGAGGTTTCACCTCATCCAACTGGTGGCCGGCGGACCTGGGCGTGCCCACCTCGTCCGGCGGTCAGAACGATGTGCGCTACGCCATCTTCCCGGCCACCCGGCGGCTGGCGATCCAGGTCAACGGTGTCACGAGGGTGTTCGATACCGACGAGCACCAGATCACCGGCGTGCAACAGCAGCAGGGCGGCGGCGGGTACGGCTCGGTGAGCTTCACCAGCCAGCTGGGCACCTTCGACGTGTCCGGCCTGACCGAGCTCGGCGCCCAGCAGGTGGCTGAGACGCCGACGTCCGCGCCGGCGCCGCAGCACCAGGCCGGCGACCCGGGGTCCGTCGTCGCAGCCATCGAGTCGCTGGCCGGGCTGCACCAGCGCGGCATCCTCTCCGACGAGGAGTTCGCCACGAAGAAGGCCGAACTGCTCAACCGGCTCTGA
- a CDS encoding DNA polymerase, whose translation MSFDVRGRLPRDGELAPWLAENSLGNRFGLAVAAGNEGRRSRAVALAIVAADGDGRYLDVAALTGDDEAALSSWLADPGPPKAVHLGKWTMHALRNSGWTLRGVTSDTALAAHLLRPGRRNTELNDLLVHHMRCALPEEPLELELFSARPDERAVRALILRACAVLDLADVLDEELARIDSSSLMGRVELPVQRVLADLESVGVAVDPAHPLSDAPDGRVHATYRHTVSATGALSSSQPNLRGVHARFVAGAGYAGLLTARYHALELRLLDHLSGGTGPIVGDRERTLSRALACGWSAHEVAAALKVSVGDAKEAVSQYLSGSLRDLLAGAVDDARDRGYAATLSGRRRYLPDLDSPDPVLRDAAERAVCATVLQGGAADVVKTAMITVDQAVTAAGLSSRMVAQIDDRLVFEVAPDERDTLETIVREQMACAYQFDAPLAVSVAD comes from the coding sequence GTGAGCTTCGACGTGCGCGGACGCCTGCCGCGGGACGGTGAGCTCGCGCCCTGGCTGGCGGAGAACAGCCTGGGCAACCGGTTCGGGCTGGCGGTCGCCGCCGGCAACGAGGGCCGGCGGTCCAGGGCGGTCGCGCTGGCAATCGTCGCCGCCGACGGGGATGGCCGCTATCTGGACGTCGCCGCGTTGACCGGCGACGACGAGGCTGCCCTGTCATCGTGGCTCGCCGACCCGGGCCCTCCCAAGGCGGTACACCTGGGCAAGTGGACCATGCACGCGCTGCGGAACAGCGGCTGGACCCTGCGTGGGGTCACCTCCGATACCGCACTGGCGGCGCACCTGCTGCGACCCGGACGGCGAAACACCGAGCTCAACGATCTGTTGGTTCACCACATGCGTTGCGCATTGCCCGAGGAACCGCTTGAGCTGGAACTGTTTTCGGCGCGCCCGGACGAGCGTGCCGTGCGCGCGCTGATCCTGCGGGCCTGCGCGGTGCTCGATCTTGCCGATGTGCTCGACGAGGAGTTGGCCCGCATCGATTCGTCGTCCCTGATGGGGCGGGTGGAGCTGCCGGTGCAGCGGGTGCTGGCTGACCTGGAGTCCGTTGGCGTCGCCGTGGACCCCGCGCATCCGCTGTCCGACGCGCCGGACGGGCGGGTCCATGCCACGTATCGCCACACCGTGTCAGCCACCGGCGCTCTGTCGTCGTCGCAACCGAACCTGCGTGGCGTCCACGCACGCTTCGTGGCCGGTGCCGGCTACGCGGGACTGCTGACCGCGCGCTACCACGCGCTGGAGTTGCGGTTACTGGACCACCTGTCGGGCGGCACCGGGCCCATCGTCGGCGACCGGGAGCGGACGCTGTCTCGCGCGCTGGCCTGCGGATGGAGCGCCCACGAGGTGGCGGCCGCGCTGAAGGTCTCCGTCGGTGACGCGAAAGAAGCTGTTTCGCAGTATCTTTCCGGCTCTCTGCGCGACCTGCTGGCCGGCGCCGTGGACGACGCCCGCGACCGGGGATACGCGGCCACGCTCTCGGGCCGCCGTCGCTACCTGCCCGACCTGGACAGTCCCGACCCGGTGCTGCGTGACGCCGCTGAACGGGCGGTGTGTGCCACGGTTCTGCAGGGCGGGGCGGCCGACGTCGTCAAAACCGCGATGATCACGGTCGACCAGGCCGTCACGGCCGCCGGGCTGTCCTCGCGGATGGTGGCCCAGATCGATGACCGGCTCGTGTTCGAGGTGGCGCCCGATGAGCGCGACACGCTGGAGACAATCGTCCGCGAGCAGATGGCGTGCGCCTACCAATTTGATGCACCGCTGGCTGTTTCAGTCGCGGACTAA